Below is a window of Leifsonia sp. NPDC080035 DNA.
TGGGCCGCCTATCCCGACCAGCTCGGGTCGGCCTGGTACGCCGACCCGAAGGATCCGGGGAAGGTGCACACGCCGACCGGAGACAAGGCGGCGCCGTGCGCGACCGTCATCGGGCTCGCCGTCGGGGCGGGCGGCGACGCCGCGGTGCTCTGCGCCGGCCACGACGTGCGCACCACGACGGACGGCGGCGCCACCTGGGGTGCCCCGCGCACCGTGCCTGGCGGGGTGGCGATCACGACCTCCGGGTCCGGCTACCTCGTCGCCGCGGTCGGAGCAGCCGGATGCGCGGGCACGTCGGTCGTCGCGCTCGATGCGGGCAGCGGGGAGCCAACGCAACGCGCCTGCGTCGGCTCGACCGCTCCGGCACCGGTGGACGTCGCCATCGCGGCCGGCTTCGGCAACGACGCGGTCTGGCTGTGGGCGGGGGACGCGACGACGAGATCCACAGACGGGGGAACCACATGGCGCTGACGAAGCGCATCTTCAGCGACACGGTGCGGGCGGAGACCGCGCGCCGGGGCGAGACCCTGCTCCAGCGGTTCGGATCGCAGTTCGCGCTCGACGCGGTCGCCTGGCTCGTCGCCGTCTTCGCGGCGGCGCTGCTGGCCTACGACTTCCAGGTCCAGAGGATGCCGTTGCTCGCCCTGCTCTTCGTCTCGGCGATCGCGATGCTGGCGCAGTTGATCATCGGCGGAGCGTTCTCGCTGTACCGCGGTCAGTTCACCTACGGCAGCTTCGACGAAGTGCGCGCGCTGCTCCTCGCCGTGTGCGCCGTGGCCGTGGTCGTCGGCGTCCCCGTCATCGTCTGGGGGAACAACGTGCACCTCGCGCGCAGCACGATGTTCCTCGCGCTGCCGTTCGCGTTCGTCCTCATGGGCTCCGCCCGCTACATCAAGCGCCTCTACGTCGAGGCCAAGTCTCGCCCCGGCGACGGTGCGGCGCCCACGCTGATCTTCGGCGCCGGCTACCTCGGCCGCTCGCTCGTCCAGCGGATGCTGACGGACCGGTACTCGCCCTACCTGCCGGTCGGGATGATCGACGACGACCCGCGTGCCTCCCACCGGCAGGTGCGCGGCGTCCGCGTCCTCGGCCGGCTGCGCGATCTTCCCGCCGTCGCCGACACGACCGGCGCCCGCGTGATCGTCGTCGCCATCGCCCGCGTCGATGCCGCGCTGTTGCGGCAGGTGCAGGACATCGCGGAGGAGTCCGGCCTCCAGGTGAAGGTGCTTCCGACGCTCGAGGAGGTGCTGATGGGGCACGCCGGGCTCTCGGACGTGCGCGACATCAGCATCGAGGATCTGATCGGCCGCCAGCCGGTGGACACCGACGTGGCCGCGATCGCCAGCTACCTCACCGGCAAGCGCGTGCTGGTGACCGGCGCCGGCGGCTCCATCGGCTCGGAGCTGTGCCGGCAGATCGTGCGGTTCGGCCCGTCCGAGCTCATCATGCTCGACCGCGACGAGACCAACCTGCAGTCCGTCCAGCTCGCCGTCGACGGGCACGGCCTGCTCGACACGAAGGACGTGGTGCTCGCGGACATCCGCGACCGGGAGGCGCTGGTGGACATCTTCCGCCGCCGCCGGCCGGAGGTGGTCTTCCACGCGGCCGCGCTCAAGCACCTGCCGATGCTGGAGCAGTACCCGGAGGAGGCCTGGAAGACGAACGTGCTCGGCACGCGCAACGTGCTGCACGCCGCCGGCGAGGTGGGGGTGAGCACGTTCGTCAACATCTCGACGGACAAGGCGGCCAACCCGACCAGTGTGCTCGGTCACTCCAAGCGTGTCGCCGAGAAGCTCACGGCCGGTGCCGCGGATGCGTCCTCCGCCCGCTACCTGTCGGTGCGGTTCGGGAACGTGATCGGCAGCCGCGGCTCGATGCTGCCGACGTTCGCGGCGCTCATCGAGGCCGGCGGCCCGGTGACGGTCACGCACCCCGAGGTCACCCGCTACTTCATGACGATCCCGGAGGCGTGCCAGCTCGTCGTCCAGGCGGGCGGCATCGGCGAGCCCGGCGAGGTGCTGATCCTGGACATGGGCGAGCCGGTGGCCATCCTGGACATCGCACGCCGGATGATCGCGCACAGCGGCAAGGACATCGAGATCCGCTTCACCGGCCTTCGGCCCGGCGAGAAGCTGCACGAGGACCTCGTCGGGCTCGGCGAGACCGACCAGCGGCCGCGCCACCCGAAGATCTCGCACACCCGGATCGTTCCGCTCGCGCCCGAGCACCTCGACCACGAGGACTGGCTGCAGCGGCTGCGCACGAACGGTGCGCACACGGCCGTGATCGGCGTCGTCCCCGAGCGGCGGAGCAGCCGATGACCGACCGCATCCTCATGTCCTCCCCGGATGTCGGCGAGGTGGAGGAGCGCTTCCTCGTCGAGGCGTTCCGATCCGGCTGGATCGCACCGCTCGGCCCGGACGTCGACGCGTTCGAGCGCGAGGTGGCGGAGCGGGTCGGCGTCCGTCACGCCGCCGCGCTGGCCTCGGGAACCGCCGCGCTGCACCTCGGCCTGCTGACGCTCGGCGTGCGACCGGGCGACGTCGTCGTCACCTCGACCATGACCTTCGCCGCCACGGCGAACGCGATCGTCTACACGGGCGCGCAGCCCTACTTCGTCGACTCGGAGCCCGCGGGCGGGAACATGGATCCCGCGCTGCTCGAACGCGCCCTCACGGAGCTGACCGCGTCCGGTGCGCGCGTCGCCGCCGTCGTGCCGGTCGACCTGCTCGGCAAGGCGGCGGACTACACGCGCATCCTGCCGAT
It encodes the following:
- a CDS encoding nucleoside-diphosphate sugar epimerase/dehydratase codes for the protein MALTKRIFSDTVRAETARRGETLLQRFGSQFALDAVAWLVAVFAAALLAYDFQVQRMPLLALLFVSAIAMLAQLIIGGAFSLYRGQFTYGSFDEVRALLLAVCAVAVVVGVPVIVWGNNVHLARSTMFLALPFAFVLMGSARYIKRLYVEAKSRPGDGAAPTLIFGAGYLGRSLVQRMLTDRYSPYLPVGMIDDDPRASHRQVRGVRVLGRLRDLPAVADTTGARVIVVAIARVDAALLRQVQDIAEESGLQVKVLPTLEEVLMGHAGLSDVRDISIEDLIGRQPVDTDVAAIASYLTGKRVLVTGAGGSIGSELCRQIVRFGPSELIMLDRDETNLQSVQLAVDGHGLLDTKDVVLADIRDREALVDIFRRRRPEVVFHAAALKHLPMLEQYPEEAWKTNVLGTRNVLHAAGEVGVSTFVNISTDKAANPTSVLGHSKRVAEKLTAGAADASSARYLSVRFGNVIGSRGSMLPTFAALIEAGGPVTVTHPEVTRYFMTIPEACQLVVQAGGIGEPGEVLILDMGEPVAILDIARRMIAHSGKDIEIRFTGLRPGEKLHEDLVGLGETDQRPRHPKISHTRIVPLAPEHLDHEDWLQRLRTNGAHTAVIGVVPERRSSR